The following proteins come from a genomic window of Flavobacterium eburneipallidum:
- a CDS encoding DUF1456 family protein — protein MTNNDIFKKLRVALMLRDDQIVEILELVDFRISKTELSAFFRAENHENYVECGDQVLRNFLNGLVIHLRGTKENPKNPNEVLAKHKAEIPAKEGTKERPEFKEKPKDEDKFRGDQSPSKTKPATKKPFKKEFPKGNNKPQIVEKVKFNFGKNKKS, from the coding sequence ATGACAAACAACGATATATTCAAAAAACTTCGTGTAGCTTTAATGCTTCGCGATGACCAAATAGTAGAAATTTTAGAATTAGTAGATTTTAGGATTTCAAAAACAGAATTAAGTGCTTTTTTTCGTGCCGAAAATCATGAAAATTATGTAGAATGTGGCGATCAAGTGTTGCGTAATTTCTTAAACGGATTAGTGATTCATCTTCGTGGCACCAAAGAAAATCCTAAAAACCCTAATGAGGTTTTAGCCAAACACAAAGCCGAAATTCCAGCAAAAGAAGGGACGAAAGAAAGACCCGAATTTAAGGAAAAACCAAAAGACGAAGACAAATTCAGAGGCGATCAAAGTCCGTCTAAAACAAAACCTGCCACAAAAAAACCGTTTAAAAAAGAATTTCCAAAAGGAAACAACAAACCTCAAATAGTAGAGAAAGTGAAATTCAATTTTGGTAAAAACAAAAAATCTTAA